The proteins below come from a single Cryptococcus gattii WM276 chromosome D, complete sequence genomic window:
- a CDS encoding Mitochondrial Lon domain protease, putative (Similar to SGTC gene model, INSD accession EAL21188.1), which translates to MLPLRAYARLARPPRLPRPTQLARSSLPRPSPSRPAAHYLALAPAPSIRCLHSSASTLKEKRWLNNTPPEDDGDDGQSSKQDDHPEKPLPEAESSKSAEERAKSQSSKPDIKASSSGSVSSPSAPAPGSPGGQSPPGAGGPKEITKPVIPEIYPQVLAIPITHRPLFPGFYKAITVRSPPVIKAIRELQAHGQPYVGAFLLKDSSVDSDVVTDINQVQPVGVFCQITSCFTSQEGEGKPEALTAVLFPHRRIRINELVTSSSVNGGGAVGIGAPLEEGSAEGEGEVKSFESEVPGVEEVREELGTVSIDSEQQLPDVQRENQDLEKKEVTQIDFLHSLLPQVSLTNVSNLSVEPYEKDSQVIRAIMSELISVFKEIAQLQPMFREQVTSFAISNTSSQVFDEPDKLADLAAVVSTADVSDLQAVLSSTSIEDRLQRALVLLKKELINAQLQFKIARDVDTKIQKRQREYYLMEQLKGIKKELGMESDGKDKLVEGFKEKASKLAMPEGVRKVFDEELNKLVHLEPAASEFNVTRNYIDWLTQVPWGVHTPENYDISHAIKVLDEDHYGLKDVKDRILEFMAIGKLRGSVEGKILCLVGPPGVGKTSIGKSIAKALGRQFFRFSVGGLTDVAEIKGHRRTYIGAMPGKPIQALKKVATENPLILIDEVDKISKAYNGDPASALLEMLDPEQNKSFLDHYLDVPIDLSRVLFVCTANVLETIPGPLLDRMEVLEVSGYVSAEKMNIAERYLSPQAKTAAGLEDVNIELEPGAIEALIRYYCRESGVRNLKKHIDKIYRKAAFKIVTDLGESGLPEPPTPPAEGQVEAQHPDIKPASELTSNVSPDAEGSGVDSKADVTTVPRKPMKVPAGIHVKITQENLKDYVGPPVYHKDRLYTHSPPAGVSTGLGYLGNGSGAVMPVEINSMPGKGNLQLTGKLGEVIRESAQIAMSWVKANAYLLGITKSEAESTLNERDVHLHMPEGGIGKEGPSAGTAILTAFVSLFTKTRVDPDTAMTGEISLLGQVLPVGGLKEKILAAHRAGIKKLIVPAGCKPDIDENVPESVKGGIEFVFVEDVRQVLHEAFRGTEVAKRWQETLPMDEEPQRERH; encoded by the exons ATGCTCCCTCTCAGAGCGTACGCCCGCCTCGCCCGGCCGCCGCGCCTCCCTCGGCCGACGCAGCTCGCCCGATCATCACTCCCCCGTCCATCTCCCTCTCGGCCCGCTGCCCATTACCTCGCCCTCGCCCCCGCCCCCTCCATCAGATGCCTCCACAGCTCCGCCTCCACTCTCAAGGAAAAGCGGTGGCTCAACAACACCCCGCCCGAGGACGATGGCGACGACGGCCAGTCTTCCAAGCAGGACGACCATCCCGAGAAGCCACTTCCTGAAGCAGAATCATCCAAATCCGCAGAAGAACGGGCCAAGTCTCAATCCTCAAAACCCGACATAAAGGCATCGTCCAGCGGTTCCGTGTCATCCCCGTCTGCCCCTGCCCCTGGATCACCGGGCGGTCAGTCGCCTCCTGGTGCAGGTGGGCCGAAGGAAATCACAAAACCTGTCATTCCCGAGATATACCCCCAAGTCCTTGCCATTCCCATCACTCACCGTCCTCTGTTTCCTGGGTTCTATAAGGCGATAACTGTCCGATCTCCGCCTGTTATCAAAGCAATTCGCGAGCTGCAGGCACATGGTCAGCCATACGTTGGCGCATTCCTGTTAAAGGACTCGTCTGTTGATTCCGATGTCGTGACTGATATCAACCAAGTGCAGCCTGTTGGAGTTTTCTGCCAGATCACGAGCTGCTTCACTTCTCAGGAGGGAGAAGGCAAGCCAGAGGCGCTAACGGCTGTGCTTTTCCCGCATAGGAGGATCAGGATTAACGAACTCGTGACAAGTTCCAGCGTGAATGGAGGTGGGGCCGTTGGCATTGGTGCCCCGTTAGAAGAGGGTTCTGCAGAGGGTGAGGGTGAAGTGAAAAGCTTTGAGTCAGAAGTGCCGGGTGTTGAAGAAGTGCGAGAAGAGCTGGGGACTGTTTCCATTGATAGCGAACAGCAACTGCCGGATGTGCAGAGGGAAAACCAAGACTTGGAGAAAAAAGAGGTGACTCAAATTGATTTCTTGCATTCCTTGCTACCTCAAGTTTCCCTCACAAACGTTAGCAACTTGAGCGTTGAGCCCTACGAAAAAGATTCACAAGTCATCCGGGCGATAATGAGCGAGTTGATTTCTGTCTTCAAGGAGATTGCTCAACTTCAACCCATGTTTCGGGAGCAAG TCACGAGCTTTGCGATCTCAAACACTTCTTCTCAAGTGTTTGACGAGCCTGACAAGTTGGCGGATCTCGCAGCTGTGGTATCCACTGCGGACGTATCTGACCTACAAGCTGTTCTTTCCTCGACCTCTATCGAAGATCGTCTCCAGCGCGCCCTTGTACTTCTCAAAAAGGAGCTCATCAACGCTCAACTTCAATTTAAGATCGCCCGCGACGTAGACACCAAAATACAAAAAAGACAGAGGGAATATTACTTGATGGAGCAGCTCAAAGGCATCAAAAAAGAGTTGGGTATGGAGAGTGATGGAAAGGACAAGCTCGTGGAAGGGTTCAAGGAGAAAGCAAGCAAGCTAGCTATGCCGGAAGGTGTGCGAAAGGTTTTTGACGAAGAATTGAACAAACTCGTTCATCTCGAACCAGCTGCGAGCGAATTCAA TGTTACTCGAAATTACATCGACTGGCTCACTCAGGTACCTTGGGGTGTACATACTCCTGAGAACTACGATATTTCTCACGCCATCAAAGTGCTCGATGAGGATCACTATGGCCTCAAAGACGTCAAAGACCGAATTCTCGAGTTTATGGCCATAGGAAAGCTTCGTGGATCAGTAGAGGGCAAAATTCTTTGTCTCGTCGGGCCACCCGGTGTAGGTAAAACCAGTATTGGCAAGAGCATAGCGAAGGCTCTTGGTAGGCAGTTCTTTAGGTTTTCCGTCGGTGGCTTGACAGATGTAGCTGAGATCAAGGGGCATAGGCGGACCTATATCGG TGCTATGCCGGGCAAACCTATCCAAGCGCTTAAAAAAGTTGCCACTGAAAATCCTCTCATCTTGATTGACGAAGTCGACAAAATTAGCAAGGCGTACAACGGTGACCCTGCGAGCGCTTTGCTTGAAATGCTTGACCCCGAGCAAAATAAATCCTTTTTGGACCATTACTTGGATGTCCCTATCGATCTTTCTAGGGTTCTCTTTGTCTGCACTGCCAACGTACTGGAAACAATCCCGGGTCCTCTGCTGGACCGAATGGAAGTGTTAGAGGTATCTGGTTATGTTTCAGCAGAAAAGATGAACATTGCCGAGCGATATCTGTCGCCTCAAGCTAAAACAGCAGCCGGGTTGGAGGATGTCAATATCGAATTGGAACCGGGGGCGATTGAGGCATTAATCAGGTACTACTGCAGAGAGAGTGGTGTTCGTAATCTGAAGAAGCATATTGACAAG ATTTACCGCAAGGCAGCCTTCAAAATTGTAACCGATCTCGGAGAATCAGGTCTTCCTGAACCCCCAACGCCGCCTGCCGAGGGTCAAGTCGAGGCTCAACATCCTGATATCAAACCTGCTTCTGAATTAACCTCCAATGTCAGCCCAGATGCCGAGGGTAGTGGAGTGGATTCCAAAGCGGATGTAACGACTGTGCCAAGGAAACCCATGAAAGTGCCTGCTGGCATACATGTCAAGATTACACAGGAGAATTTGAAGGACTATGTCGGGCC ACCTGTCTATCATAAGGACAGACTTTACACTCACTCCCCTCCTGCCGGTGTGAGTACTGGTCTCGGGTATCTTGGTAATGGATCTGGCGCGGTCATGCCTGTTGAAATCAAC TCCATGCCCGGTAAAGGAAACCTTCAGTTGACTGGTAAACTTGGAGAAGTGATTAGGGAGTCCGCCCAAATCGCCATGTCTTGGGTCAAGGCCAATGCGTATCTTCTGGGCATTACCAAATCAGAAGCTGAATCCACTTTGAACGAACGAGATGTGCACTTGCACATGCCAGAGGGTGGTATCGGAAAGGAGGGTCCATCAGCCGGTACAGCTATCTTGACAGCTTTCGTCTCGTTGTTCACCAAAACACGAGTGGACCCAGATACTGCCATGACGGGTGAGATTAGTTTGCTTGGGCAGGTGTTGCCTGTTGGAGGCCTCAAGGAGAAAATCTTGGCCGCACATCGGGCTGGTATCAAAA AGCTCATTGTTCCTGCGGGATGTAAGCCAGACATTGACGAGAACGTCCCAGAGTCCGTCAAGGGCGGAATTGAATTTGTATTCGTTGAAGATGTGCGACAAGTTCTGCATGAAGCATTCCGAGGAACGGAAGTGGCGAAGAGGTGGCAAGAGACGCTTCCAATGGATGAAGAGCCGCAAAGAGAAAGGCATTAG
- a CDS encoding Hypothetical Protein (Similar to TIGR gene model, INSD accession AAW42858.1), with amino-acid sequence MPYLNSYQHPTRTLPKDIHLSTPPDEYDFNYVFEVKELKSDRVELRPLVPSLHAQLIYDGVTKYPEVLRWLGVKPFEDLGDVLVWIETTCRAPSCSQFFAIFTEPLGSQNQKVAPEDYEFAGMIGMINSNYQAMISEPGFITILPPFHRTHVQTHCSGLIMHRILDHPSQGGLGLRRCQWLTTTLNSASQAASKRMGFTFEGVLRCMKVLPPGKEGIRDGRPDVRQAECMVRNDWYSSVTWYEWEERVREHVDKLMAGR; translated from the exons ATGCCCTACCTCAATTCCTACCAACATCCCACCCGCACTCTCCCGAAGGACATACATCTCAGTACCCCCCCAGATGAGTATGACTTCAACTATGTCTTCGAAGTCAAGGAGCTCAAGTCAGATCGTGTCGAGCTCAGGCCGCTGGTA CCATCCCTCCATGCCCAACTCATCTACGATGGTGTGACAAAATACCCAGAGGTCCTGAGATGGCTCGGTGTCAAGCCCTTCGAGGACCTGGGTGACGTACTTGTTTGGATAGAGACGACCTGCAGGGCGCCTTCG TGCTCTCAATTTTTTGCCATCTTCACAGAACCACTCGGGTCCCAAAACCAAAAAGTTGCTCCAGAAGACTACGAATTTGCAGGTATGATCGGGATGATCAACTCAAACTATCAGGCTATGATCTCAGAGCCCGGTTTTATCACCatccttcctcctttccaC AGGACGCACGTGCAGACCCACTGTTCCGGTTTGATCATGCATCGCATCCTCGATCATCCTTCCCAGGGTGGACTGGGGCTCAGGAGGTGTCAGTGGCTCACTACAACTCTGAACTCCGCCAGCCAAGCAGCATCCAAAAGGATGGGATTCACCTTTGAGGGGGTGCTTCGTTGTATGAAGGTTTTACCTCCAGGAAAGGAAGGTATCAGGG ATGGACGACCAGACGTTAGACAGGCAGAGTGTATGGTTCGCAACGACTGGTACTCCTCTGTGACATGGTACGAATGGGAGGAGCGCGTAAGAGAGCACGTAGATAAGCTTATGGCCGGGCGATAG